A single region of the Marinobacter salinus genome encodes:
- the glgA gene encoding glycogen synthase GlgA, translating to MKRILFATSEVYPLVKTGGLADVSASLPEALCRIGYDVHILLPGYPAAIAAARKAGSRRKVRFSIGQYDVSLWRTRLPGTAVTLWLVDCAPLFDRPGNPYQNDEGEDWWDNAYRFHLFAQVGVMMALGQAGLSWRPDIVHCNDWQSGLIPALLAHSHKRPGTVFTIHNLAYQGLFPSDTFRALGLPDSLWRLEELEFHDQLSFIKGGLVFSDRITTVSPGYAQEIQSPEFGYGLDGLLRHRQAQLSGILNGIDTRSWNPEEDEHLQFHYGKDHLKSKAQCQTRLQQELGLEVNGAPLLGFIGRLVGQKGLDWLLDVMPQLLERGCQFALLGSGETRYEEPLKRLAREWPDQVSLTLGYNEPLAHRITAGSDAFLMPSRFEPCGLNQMYSLRYGTIPIVHSVGGLKDTVFDLSETGIDRANGFSFHEANADSFLNAIERALDCLKNRKAWRRLQTNGMSGDYSWKQSARQYGELYQEILAQQQS from the coding sequence GTGAAACGGATTCTTTTTGCCACCAGCGAAGTCTACCCACTGGTTAAAACCGGGGGTCTCGCCGATGTGTCGGCGAGCTTACCCGAGGCGCTTTGTCGCATCGGATACGATGTGCATATCCTCCTGCCCGGCTATCCTGCCGCGATCGCTGCAGCCCGAAAGGCTGGATCCAGGCGTAAGGTGCGGTTCAGCATCGGCCAATATGACGTCAGTCTCTGGCGCACCCGGCTACCGGGTACTGCGGTTACATTATGGCTGGTTGATTGCGCGCCCCTGTTTGACCGGCCGGGCAACCCGTATCAAAACGATGAAGGCGAAGACTGGTGGGATAACGCCTATCGGTTTCATCTGTTTGCCCAGGTCGGCGTCATGATGGCTTTGGGGCAAGCCGGCCTGAGCTGGAGACCGGATATCGTTCACTGCAATGACTGGCAGAGCGGCTTGATTCCTGCGCTCCTCGCGCATTCACATAAACGACCCGGAACGGTATTTACCATCCACAATCTTGCCTACCAGGGACTGTTTCCCAGTGACACCTTTCGGGCGCTCGGCCTTCCGGATTCCCTCTGGCGGCTTGAGGAGCTGGAATTCCATGACCAGCTGTCGTTCATCAAAGGCGGCCTGGTCTTCAGCGATCGGATAACCACGGTCAGCCCGGGATATGCACAGGAAATTCAGAGCCCCGAGTTCGGTTATGGGCTTGACGGACTGCTTCGCCACCGACAGGCGCAGCTCTCCGGTATTCTCAACGGTATTGATACCCGGAGCTGGAACCCGGAAGAAGACGAGCACCTGCAGTTTCACTACGGCAAAGATCACCTTAAAAGCAAGGCTCAGTGCCAGACAAGGCTGCAGCAGGAGCTTGGGCTGGAGGTCAATGGCGCGCCGTTACTCGGTTTCATCGGGCGACTCGTCGGGCAAAAGGGCCTCGACTGGTTGTTGGATGTGATGCCTCAACTGCTTGAGCGCGGTTGTCAGTTTGCCCTGCTCGGCTCGGGCGAAACCCGATATGAGGAACCTCTGAAACGGCTGGCGCGGGAATGGCCGGATCAGGTATCGCTGACCCTTGGCTACAATGAACCGCTGGCTCACCGGATCACCGCCGGAAGCGACGCATTCCTCATGCCGTCACGGTTTGAGCCTTGCGGACTCAACCAGATGTACAGTCTGCGCTACGGAACAATACCCATCGTCCACTCTGTCGGGGGCCTGAAAGATACCGTTTTTGATCTGTCGGAAACCGGCATAGACAGGGCCAACGGTTTTTCTTTTCATGAGGCGAATGCTGATAGTTTCCTGAACGCCATCGAGCGCGCCCTGGATTGCCTCAAAAACAGAAAGGCCTGGCGACGGCTTCAGACTAACGGCATGTCCGGAGACTATTCCTGGAAGCAGAGTGCCCGGCAGTACGGGGAGCTGTATCAAGAGATTTTGGCTCAACAACAGTCTTAG
- the glgB gene encoding 1,4-alpha-glucan branching protein GlgB encodes MESPTLSDFDLHLFNEGRHWHIYNVLGAHICKNKGTEGVRFAVWAPSAEAVSVTGDFNGWSTSSHRMALHDGTGVWSLFIPGITAGALYKFSITTSAGRQLLKTDPYGQSFELRPANAAVVTERGYFGWGDGDWLSKRGHWNWQEAPVSVYEVHAASWRHHGSGRWLTYRELADQLVPYVIEMGFTHIELLPVTEHPLDESWGYQTTGYYAPTSRFGSPDDLRYLVDQCHRHDIGVLLDWVPGHFPTDDHALARFDGTALYEHEDPRRGQHKDWGTLIYNYGRHEVRNFLIGSALFWLDAFHIDGLRVDAVASMLYLNYSRKEGEWLPNIHGGHENLEAINFLRELNRVCQERFPGTLVIAEESTSWPAVTRPPELGGLGFNLKWNMGWMHDTLAYFQQDPVYRQYHHDKLTFGLLYAFSENFMLPLSHDEVVHGKGSLINKMPGDDWQKRASLRLLYTYMFTYPGAKLLFMGGEFGQGREWCESRELDWELLAEPAHQGLQKLVQDLNKLYCREVSLHGKDFTPRGFEWIDCHDSPQSVISYLRVADGESTLIVINFTPVPRHHYRIGVPQSGTWLEILNSDSEYYGGSNVGNPFPMVADDQPWMERDWSLELTLPPLGAVVLRPSS; translated from the coding sequence ATGGAAAGCCCTACCCTGAGCGACTTTGATCTCCATCTATTTAACGAAGGGCGTCACTGGCATATCTACAATGTGCTCGGTGCTCACATCTGCAAAAACAAAGGAACGGAAGGCGTACGTTTTGCCGTTTGGGCGCCCAGCGCCGAAGCGGTGAGCGTGACGGGTGATTTCAACGGCTGGAGCACTTCCAGTCACAGGATGGCCCTGCATGACGGAACCGGTGTCTGGTCTCTCTTCATACCGGGCATCACGGCTGGGGCCCTGTACAAATTTTCGATTACCACATCGGCCGGCCGGCAACTGCTGAAAACCGACCCCTATGGCCAGTCATTTGAGCTGCGGCCAGCCAATGCCGCCGTTGTGACAGAGCGGGGCTATTTCGGGTGGGGAGACGGTGACTGGCTTTCTAAACGAGGGCACTGGAACTGGCAGGAGGCGCCCGTTTCGGTTTATGAAGTTCACGCTGCGTCATGGCGTCATCATGGCTCCGGTCGCTGGCTGACATACCGCGAGCTGGCAGATCAGCTGGTGCCTTATGTCATTGAAATGGGCTTTACCCATATTGAGCTGTTGCCGGTAACAGAGCACCCACTTGATGAGTCCTGGGGTTATCAGACGACGGGTTACTACGCCCCCACCAGCCGGTTTGGCAGTCCGGACGATTTACGGTATCTGGTAGACCAGTGCCACCGCCATGACATTGGCGTCCTTCTGGATTGGGTGCCAGGCCATTTCCCGACTGACGATCATGCCCTCGCCCGCTTTGACGGTACCGCCCTGTACGAACATGAGGATCCCCGAAGGGGCCAGCACAAGGACTGGGGAACACTGATCTACAATTATGGCCGTCACGAGGTCCGTAATTTTCTGATCGGAAGTGCCCTTTTCTGGCTGGACGCTTTCCATATCGACGGACTGCGAGTGGATGCAGTGGCTTCGATGCTCTACCTCAACTACTCCCGCAAAGAGGGCGAATGGCTACCGAACATTCATGGCGGCCATGAGAACCTGGAAGCTATCAATTTTTTGCGGGAGCTGAACCGGGTGTGCCAGGAGCGCTTTCCGGGAACGCTGGTGATTGCTGAAGAGTCCACGTCATGGCCCGCTGTCACCCGGCCACCGGAACTTGGGGGGCTCGGGTTCAACCTGAAATGGAATATGGGGTGGATGCACGACACCCTGGCTTATTTTCAGCAGGATCCGGTATACCGGCAGTATCACCACGACAAGCTCACCTTCGGTCTGCTTTATGCGTTTTCGGAAAACTTCATGCTTCCGCTTTCCCATGATGAAGTCGTCCATGGAAAGGGTAGCCTTATCAATAAAATGCCCGGAGATGACTGGCAAAAACGGGCGTCATTGCGGCTGCTCTACACCTATATGTTTACCTACCCCGGCGCCAAGCTTCTGTTTATGGGGGGCGAATTCGGTCAGGGTCGAGAGTGGTGTGAGTCAAGAGAGCTGGATTGGGAGTTGCTGGCAGAACCTGCACACCAGGGCCTGCAAAAGCTGGTTCAGGATCTCAACAAGCTCTACTGCCGTGAAGTTTCGCTTCACGGAAAAGATTTCACACCCCGGGGATTTGAATGGATTGATTGCCATGATTCCCCGCAGTCGGTTATCAGTTATCTTCGAGTCGCTGACGGTGAGTCGACTCTCATTGTCATCAACTTCACGCCGGTGCCGAGGCACCATTACCGCATCGGTGTTCCGCAGTCGGGAACCTGGCTGGAAATCCTTAATTCAGACTCCGAGTACTATGGCGGAAGCAACGTTGGAAACCCCTTTCCGATGGTTGCAGACGATCAGCCCTGGATGGAACGAGACTGGTCGCTGGAACTGACGTTGCCGCCTCTCGGTGCCGTCGTCCTGAGGCCATCCTCGTGA
- the glgC gene encoding glucose-1-phosphate adenylyltransferase, translating to MQTTKRYVSRLTRQTLALVLAGGRGTRLHELTKWRAKPAVPFGGKFRIIDFPLSNCINSGIGQVGVITQYKSHSLIRHIQRGWGFLRGELDEFVELLPAQQRIETSWYEGTADAVLQNLDIIRSHMSEYVLILAGDHVYKMDYGTMLAAHVESEADITVGCIEVPHDEASAFGVMSVDDELQIIEFSEKPSNPKPMPGVPGKALASMGIYVFSTQVLFDELMRDHELDESSSHDFGKDIIPSVINRLRVMAFPFRDPVQNKPAYWRDVGTVDALWQANLELIGISPELNMYDSQWPIWTYQEQLPPAKFVFDDETRRGTAVDSMVAGGCIVSGALVRHSLLFSQVRVHSYSDVRDSVIFPDVEIGRHCHIQKALIDRGCRIPDGTRIGFDEAEDRKRFRVSPQGVVLITPEMLGQDYPHGL from the coding sequence ATGCAAACGACCAAGCGTTACGTCAGCCGTCTCACACGACAAACTCTGGCACTGGTTCTTGCCGGGGGGCGTGGAACCCGCCTCCACGAACTCACGAAATGGCGAGCCAAGCCTGCAGTTCCGTTCGGAGGCAAGTTCCGGATCATCGATTTTCCACTTTCAAATTGCATCAACTCGGGAATTGGTCAGGTTGGTGTGATTACCCAGTACAAATCACACTCGCTGATCCGGCATATTCAACGGGGCTGGGGGTTTCTGCGGGGAGAGCTGGACGAATTCGTCGAGTTGCTTCCGGCCCAGCAACGGATCGAAACCTCGTGGTACGAAGGCACGGCGGACGCGGTGCTCCAGAATCTGGATATCATTCGCAGCCATATGTCCGAGTACGTGCTGATTCTGGCTGGAGACCATGTCTACAAAATGGACTACGGCACGATGCTTGCCGCCCATGTGGAGAGCGAAGCCGATATCACAGTAGGCTGTATTGAGGTGCCGCATGATGAGGCTTCGGCTTTTGGTGTGATGTCTGTTGATGACGAGCTCCAGATCATCGAGTTTTCCGAAAAACCGAGTAATCCGAAACCCATGCCGGGAGTTCCGGGCAAGGCCCTGGCGTCAATGGGAATCTATGTTTTCAGTACACAGGTCTTATTCGATGAATTGATGCGCGATCATGAATTGGATGAGTCGTCGTCCCATGATTTCGGCAAAGACATTATTCCCTCGGTTATCAACAGGCTTCGGGTCATGGCGTTCCCGTTCCGCGATCCCGTTCAGAACAAACCCGCCTATTGGCGCGATGTCGGAACTGTCGATGCGCTATGGCAAGCCAACCTGGAGCTCATAGGCATCAGTCCTGAGCTCAATATGTACGACTCGCAGTGGCCAATATGGACCTATCAGGAACAGCTGCCCCCGGCCAAGTTTGTCTTCGACGATGAGACCCGCCGTGGCACAGCTGTTGATTCGATGGTCGCAGGTGGGTGCATTGTCTCTGGCGCCTTGGTGAGGCATTCGCTTCTTTTTTCGCAGGTGCGCGTGCACTCCTACAGCGATGTCCGGGATTCCGTTATATTTCCAGACGTGGAGATCGGCCGGCACTGTCATATTCAGAAAGCCCTCATAGACCGGGGGTGCCGTATTCCCGATGGCACCCGGATCGGCTTTGATGAAGCCGAAGACCGAAAACGTTTTCGTGTGTCCCCCCAAGGCGTCGTTCTGATAACTCCCGAGATGCTCGGGCAGGACTATCCTCATGGCCTCTGA
- a CDS encoding glycoside hydrolase family 57 protein has protein sequence MASDPRIPVVLCWHMHQPDYRDLNTGEFLFPWVYLHTIKDYSDMAAHIEAHPNARTVVNFAPILLEQIETYLVQIERWRHGAGQIGDPLLAALVAETLPETGTPAFQELMEKCLRANPDRIISRFPAYQRLSELAEFYRQKPEMQRYVSPMFLTDLLVWYHLGWMGETIRHENHCVRSLQEKGYGFSMDDRHALLNVIFEILAGIGPRYRHLAQKGQVELSVSPYTHSMLPLLIDLASARESMPDISLPESVRYPGGELRVGWQLQQARIVFQRFFGIEPTGCWASEGGLSQETLGFLDQHGFRWTASGDSVIHNSINRAKELDLSVPDADIHRPYNFGDSPITVFFRDDGLSDLIGFTYASWHASDAVGDLVHHMENIAAHGKPGSKPVISIILDGENAWEYFPENGFHFLDELYAVLEDHPGLRLTTFRQLIDEPVCPTLSLPHLVAGSWIYGTFSTWIGDPDKNRAWDLLCEAKFHYDRAMDNGSLTAEQKETARRQLAICEGSDWFWWFGDYNPAQIVSDFEHLYRRHLVNLYDVIGYSAPASVFHQLSQGGGEPTHGGAMRPGHDQDAQG, from the coding sequence ATGGCCTCTGATCCGAGAATACCGGTAGTGCTTTGCTGGCACATGCACCAGCCCGATTACCGGGATCTCAATACCGGCGAATTCCTGTTTCCGTGGGTATATCTCCATACCATCAAGGACTACAGCGACATGGCGGCCCATATCGAGGCCCATCCGAATGCCCGCACAGTCGTCAATTTTGCGCCCATACTGCTGGAACAGATCGAAACCTACCTGGTTCAGATTGAACGCTGGCGCCATGGTGCGGGGCAGATCGGAGACCCGTTGCTGGCAGCCCTTGTTGCAGAGACATTACCTGAAACCGGAACTCCGGCTTTTCAGGAGCTGATGGAAAAGTGCCTTCGTGCCAATCCTGACAGGATAATCTCCCGCTTTCCGGCCTATCAGAGGCTGTCCGAGTTGGCTGAATTCTATCGGCAGAAACCGGAAATGCAGCGCTATGTTTCCCCTATGTTCCTCACCGATTTACTGGTGTGGTACCACCTTGGGTGGATGGGCGAAACCATCAGACACGAAAACCATTGCGTCCGGAGTCTCCAGGAAAAAGGGTATGGATTTTCAATGGATGACCGGCACGCACTTTTGAATGTGATTTTTGAGATCCTCGCCGGGATTGGTCCGCGGTATCGCCACCTTGCCCAGAAAGGTCAGGTGGAGCTTTCAGTCAGCCCTTATACCCACAGTATGCTGCCATTGCTGATCGATCTGGCATCTGCTCGTGAATCCATGCCGGACATTTCATTGCCGGAGTCTGTACGGTATCCCGGTGGCGAACTCAGGGTGGGTTGGCAGCTTCAGCAGGCGAGGATCGTGTTCCAGCGATTCTTTGGTATCGAACCAACGGGTTGCTGGGCATCTGAGGGAGGACTCAGTCAGGAAACCCTCGGCTTTCTTGATCAGCATGGTTTTCGCTGGACTGCGAGCGGGGACTCGGTGATACACAACAGTATTAACCGTGCAAAAGAGCTCGACCTTTCTGTTCCCGATGCCGATATCCATCGACCCTACAACTTTGGCGATTCACCGATTACCGTTTTCTTTCGGGATGACGGGCTCTCCGATCTGATCGGGTTTACCTATGCAAGCTGGCACGCATCGGATGCAGTAGGAGACCTGGTTCACCACATGGAGAACATTGCAGCGCATGGTAAACCAGGCTCAAAACCGGTGATCTCCATCATTCTGGACGGCGAGAATGCCTGGGAATACTTCCCCGAGAATGGTTTTCACTTTCTGGATGAGCTATATGCCGTTCTGGAAGATCATCCCGGCTTGAGACTGACCACTTTCCGCCAGTTGATTGACGAGCCGGTGTGCCCAACACTTTCATTGCCCCACCTTGTTGCTGGCAGCTGGATTTACGGTACGTTTTCCACCTGGATAGGCGACCCTGACAAGAACCGGGCGTGGGACCTTCTGTGTGAAGCAAAATTTCATTACGACCGGGCTATGGATAACGGTAGCCTGACGGCTGAACAAAAAGAAACGGCCAGGCGACAGTTGGCGATCTGTGAGGGGTCAGACTGGTTCTGGTGGTTCGGGGACTACAACCCGGCTCAAATCGTTAGCGATTTCGAGCACCTTTACCGGAGGCACCTGGTAAATCTCTATGACGTAATCGGATACAGCGCACCGGCATCGGTCTTCCATCAACTGAGCCAGGGGGGTGGAGAACCGACACATGGTGGTGCCATGAGGCCAGGGCATGATCAGGATGCTCAGGGATGA
- the malQ gene encoding 4-alpha-glucanotransferase, whose translation MTPLRSREDLFNKRRVGVLLHPTCLQADWGVLGQSARTFADFLADAGIGVWQTLPIGPTHRDLSPYQSLSAHAGNPDLIDLAELVPPGLLHSRDLARMPEKRDRRALFELAAQRFFDRASEESEVFSYGEYVRFSRLNNYWLDDFSLFCAIRESQPGISWLHWPTLLRDRHPDPLREFADQSASVIKRIRFEQFVFYRQWQALRQYAHAHDILLFGDIPIFVAHDSADVWANRHLFKLDSEGRSTVVAGVPPDYFSPDGQHWGNPLYDWEAMASEGYQWWLHRLESQRHLFDLIRLDHFRGLQAYWEIPADRPESKNGYWVPGPGRHFLEACFGRFPDLPLVAENLGIIGDDVEQLRQDFQLPGMTVLQFGFDGSPQNPHLLHNHKEQNLVYTGTHDNDTTLGWYRSLDNHTREYVNDYFETTGEDMPWPVIEAAFRSVSLLAIVPMQDFLGLDSDARFNTPGTTENNWIWQLDWNLCPEHLADRIRKLAGACRRLT comes from the coding sequence ATGACGCCACTCCGCAGCCGGGAGGACTTGTTTAACAAACGTCGCGTGGGCGTATTGCTTCACCCAACCTGCCTCCAGGCCGATTGGGGCGTTTTGGGGCAAAGCGCTCGAACGTTTGCCGATTTTCTTGCCGACGCCGGCATCGGGGTGTGGCAAACGCTTCCTATTGGGCCAACACACCGAGACCTTTCCCCGTACCAGTCACTTTCCGCCCACGCCGGCAATCCGGATTTGATTGATCTGGCGGAACTCGTTCCCCCGGGGCTTCTGCACTCCCGAGATCTTGCACGGATGCCTGAAAAGCGGGATCGACGGGCTCTCTTTGAACTGGCAGCGCAGCGCTTCTTTGATCGGGCAAGCGAAGAGTCTGAAGTGTTTAGTTATGGCGAATACGTGCGTTTCAGCAGGCTCAACAATTACTGGCTTGATGATTTTTCCTTATTTTGCGCAATTCGGGAATCTCAACCGGGCATTAGCTGGCTGCACTGGCCAACCCTGCTCCGCGACCGGCATCCGGACCCTCTGAGAGAATTTGCCGACCAATCTGCATCCGTCATCAAGAGAATACGATTTGAACAGTTTGTCTTTTATCGCCAATGGCAGGCATTGAGGCAATATGCCCACGCTCACGACATACTCCTGTTTGGCGATATCCCGATTTTCGTAGCGCATGACAGCGCAGACGTATGGGCGAACAGACATCTGTTCAAACTGGACAGCGAGGGCAGGTCTACCGTTGTTGCCGGCGTACCACCGGATTACTTTTCTCCCGACGGGCAACATTGGGGCAATCCGCTTTACGACTGGGAAGCGATGGCCAGCGAGGGGTATCAGTGGTGGCTGCATCGTCTGGAGAGCCAGCGGCACCTGTTTGACTTGATCCGCCTGGACCATTTCCGGGGGCTTCAGGCTTATTGGGAAATACCGGCGGACAGACCCGAATCAAAGAACGGTTACTGGGTGCCAGGACCAGGAAGACATTTTCTGGAGGCTTGCTTTGGTCGGTTTCCGGATCTCCCACTGGTTGCTGAGAACCTCGGCATCATCGGCGACGATGTCGAACAACTCAGGCAGGATTTTCAGCTACCGGGTATGACCGTTCTTCAGTTTGGCTTTGATGGAAGCCCACAAAACCCGCACCTGCTTCACAATCATAAAGAGCAGAACCTGGTTTACACCGGAACCCATGACAACGATACAACCCTGGGGTGGTATCGCAGTCTGGACAACCATACCCGTGAGTATGTAAATGACTATTTTGAAACCACCGGCGAGGACATGCCTTGGCCGGTCATTGAAGCCGCCTTTCGTTCTGTTTCGTTGTTAGCCATTGTCCCGATGCAGGACTTCCTGGGGCTGGATTCGGACGCGAGATTCAATACGCCGGGCACCACTGAAAACAACTGGATCTGGCAGCTGGACTGGAATCTTTGCCCTGAGCACCTCGCCGATCGAATTCGCAAACTTGCCGGAGCTTGCAGAAGATTAACCTGA
- a CDS encoding PilZ domain-containing protein — MEHRLSKRIPAKLELLIYKRGMPVATGQVRDASKRGLFIATGYSNAQLNQTLEIEFRFPDRQGRQFRRLKAHVVRKSDHGLGVDFDGIENDTFTISSLVQWLNKHRLPEAHYPEWQSALGR, encoded by the coding sequence ATGGAGCACAGACTCAGCAAACGCATTCCGGCAAAACTCGAATTGTTGATTTATAAGCGGGGGATGCCCGTGGCGACCGGTCAGGTCCGGGATGCCTCAAAGCGTGGACTCTTCATCGCTACTGGCTATTCCAATGCGCAGCTCAATCAGACACTGGAGATTGAATTCCGGTTTCCAGATCGGCAAGGAAGGCAGTTCCGAAGACTGAAAGCTCACGTTGTCAGGAAATCCGATCACGGCCTGGGGGTAGATTTTGACGGGATTGAGAACGACACTTTCACAATTTCCTCGCTCGTTCAGTGGCTAAATAAACATCGTTTGCCTGAGGCCCATTATCCAGAGTGGCAGAGCGCACTGGGGAGGTAA